Below is a window of Flavobacterium sp. N2820 DNA.
TAGCAAATGCTGAATCGATAGTTCTAATAAATAGAATTAAGTTTTTAGAAACATTAATCGTTTCACCGATGTTAGTCTCTGTTTCCAGCCTTTTAATAGCCGTAGTAAGCTTACTAATCATGTCGGTATCTTTTGAGTTTGGAAAGTTTCCAATTAATATCGGAAAGTCTTTTGGTTCATAAACAGGATACTCTAAACGTTCTGTTCCATCAGAATCTTTCAACTTATATGGTTTTGTCAAATGACTAGGAATATCACGAACAACAGGACGTGTTTTTATTTCCTCATTTACTGCAGAAAGTTGATTGTATAAATCAGAAATTTGTTTGTCTTTAGTTACCAATAAAGATGTTTTTTCCTTTTCCCAATTGTCTTTTTTAACCCAAGTACCAACTGTTTTTTCAGATATATTCAAGCGCTCAGCAATTTCTTTTTGAGACATTCCATCATTGATGTAATAGCGTTTTGCTAAATCATATTCCACTTGTTTTTTTCTAGCCATACTTCTAATATTTACCCCAAAACTCCAAAAAATACCCACTTTTAAAAAACAGTCGTTTAATAGCTTTACAGCTTTGTAAGTACTGCAAACACAAGCGTTCGACTTCCGCACTTTGGTTTTTTTAAGAAATCTATCTAACTAAACTTTGTCATCTCAAAAGGCGATAAAAAGCTTAGTAATAATTGAAATAAGATGCCAAAACCGAAACCACTACAAGCATTCATTTTTAACGACGAAACTCAAGAGAACAGCTACGGATTTTCAATCCTAACTGAAGGTATTGATTTAACTCGATTTATGAAAAACCCAGTAATGTTATCAGATCACTGGAACAGCAACTGGAATGTTATCGGTAAATGGAATGATGTTAAAAAAGAAGGAGCAATCCTTACTGGTTTACCTGAGTTCGACACCGAAGACACGGATGCGGCGTTAATTGCTGGAAAGGTAGAGCGTGGATTTATCAAAGGATGTTCAATGGGCATTGTGTTTGACCGTGAAAACTTATCTCTTATAGGGGGTAAAGTTGTCTTAACCAAATGCGAGCTTGTTGAAGTGTCGGTGGTTCCAGTTCCATCTAACGCAAACTCGGTAAGGCTATTTTATGAAGATGGTAAAGTTATGGACGAAAAAGAAATCCAAGAGCTAAGCCTTTCGGTTATTCCTAGCATCATTAATCCCGAATTAAATTTAAAAATCGATAACATGAAAAAAATCATTTTAAGCGCAGCCGCTTTGATGGTATTAGGTTTTAAAGACCAAGTACCTGCTGAAGGTGTAGATGCAACCGAAGTGGAGTCAAAAATTCTTTCACTTTCTGCGGAATTAGAGAAAGTTAAAGGACAAAATGCGGCTTTAGAATTAGCGGCAAAAACTGCTAAAGAAGCACAAGAAGCAGCTGCAAAGTTAGCTATTGAGAAAAAGGTAAAATTAGCCATTACAGAAGGCAAATTTGGAGCAGATAAAGAAGCCGAAATGGTTGCTTTAGGTTTAGCCTCTGAAAGTGCGCTTGACACTGTTATTGGTTCTATTATGCCAAAACAAAACTTCTCTGCTGGTGTTACATCACCAACTGGAGCTGTAGGAACTGAAGTTAAAACAATGGACGACTTCCAAAAGTTATCACTTGATGCTCAGTTAGCATTCAAAAACGACAACCCAGACGAGTACAAAAAATTATTTAACTAAAAAGAGAAGAGATGCCAGCAAATTTTGCAGATGTTTGGTTAGCTAGAGTGCGCCAAAACTTGACTACTCAAAACGTAGCTCCATGGTTGGACGGTATTCCAGAACTTGACACAAACGTGTTAGAAATGGGTTCAGGAGATGCGTCAGAATTGAATGTTATCCACATTCCACGTACATCATTTAACCCTGATGTATTAATCAATAATACGGCTTATCCTTTAGCGATTCAAGCGTACACAGACGACGAAACTGTTGTTAGTTTAGATAAATTCCAAACTAAGGCAACATCAATTTCTGATGATAAAATCATTGGGGCGTCTTACGATGTTATTGATCCAGCAACAAAATCGCACACGGTGTCTATTAATGCTAAGAAATTCCAAAAAGCGGCTCACGCAATTGCACCAGCTTCAAATACTGCGAATACTCCAGTAATTGCTGCAACGGGTACGCCTAGAGTTTCAGGAGGTCCAGCTTCTTTAGTTTACGACGATTTAGTAAACTTAAAAGATGCTTTAGACGCAGCCGAAGTTCCAGTTGAAGGAAGACGTTTAGTTTTATCAACTGCACACTGGAATGATTTGTTAGTTGACCGTAAAAACTTCGGTGACAAATTAGTGAACTACAACACAGGTATGCCCGCTCCAGTTATTGCTGGATTTGAATTATACCAGTATAACGGTAACCCATTATACGCCAGTACTGGAGTTAAAAAAGCATTTGGAGCAGTTAAAGATGCGGGAGACCGTCAAGGTTCTTTTGCTTTCTGGATAGGTCAAATTGCTAAGAAAACGGGAATGACTAAGCAATACTTTAAAGAGGCTAAGAATGATCCTGAAGCTCAAACGAACTTAATCAATTACAGACATTACTTTATTGCGATGCCTTTTGATTCAAAAGCAATCGGAGCTATCTATTAGTATAAACCAAAACTGCCGTCTTTAGGCGGCAGTTTTCTTTAAAACTTATCACACGTGTTAGAATATATTTTACCATTTATAGGAACAATTGTAACCGCACTGGTTACTTGGTTTTTTGCAAGAAGAAAAACAAACGCAGAGGCAAAAATGGCGGAGATTGATGCTGAAGTAAAAGCCGCCGAGTTTTACAAAAGTTTATTAGACGACGCAATGAAACGTTTAGAAAACGCCATTACAACGATTAATAATCAGG
It encodes the following:
- a CDS encoding HK97 family phage prohead protease, whose product is MPKPKPLQAFIFNDETQENSYGFSILTEGIDLTRFMKNPVMLSDHWNSNWNVIGKWNDVKKEGAILTGLPEFDTEDTDAALIAGKVERGFIKGCSMGIVFDRENLSLIGGKVVLTKCELVEVSVVPVPSNANSVRLFYEDGKVMDEKEIQELSLSVIPSIINPELNLKIDNMKKIILSAAALMVLGFKDQVPAEGVDATEVESKILSLSAELEKVKGQNAALELAAKTAKEAQEAAAKLAIEKKVKLAITEGKFGADKEAEMVALGLASESALDTVIGSIMPKQNFSAGVTSPTGAVGTEVKTMDDFQKLSLDAQLAFKNDNPDEYKKLFN
- a CDS encoding phage terminase small subunit-related protein produces the protein MARKKQVEYDLAKRYYINDGMSQKEIAERLNISEKTVGTWVKKDNWEKEKTSLLVTKDKQISDLYNQLSAVNEEIKTRPVVRDIPSHLTKPYKLKDSDGTERLEYPVYEPKDFPILIGNFPNSKDTDMISKLTTAIKRLETETNIGETINVSKNLILFIRTIDSAFANELTKYADAFIKQKMTDGTK